The DNA window CGGTAAGCCGCAGGTGAACTACCGCGAGACGATCCGCACGCAGGCTGAGGCGGAAGGCAAATACATTCGTCAGACGGGTGGTTCGGGTAACTACGGCCACGCGAAAATTCGCATCGAGCCGAACGAGCCTGGCAAGGGCTACGAGTTCTCGAACGACACCAAGGGCGGAGCGATCCCCAAGGAGTACATCAAGCCGATCGACCAGGGCATCCAGGAAGCGATGCAGGGCGGCGTGCTTGCTGGCTACGAGATGGTCGACATCAAAGTGAGCCTGTACGACGGCAGCTACCACGATGTGGACTCGAACGAAATGGCATTCAAGATCGCCGGCTCCATGGCGTTCAAGGATGCCGCGAAGAAGGCAAAGCCCGTTCTGCTGGAGCCGGTGATGGCTGTCGAAGTCACCGTTCCGGAAGACTACATGGGCACGGTGATCGGCGATCTAAACAGCCGCCGCGGCCGTATCGAAGGCATGGAGATGGTGGGTGGTGTGCAGGCGATCAAGGCGACGGTTCCGCTGTCGACCATGTTCGGCTACGCGACCAACCTGCGCGGATCCACGCAGGGCCGCGGTAACTTCACCATGCAGTTTGCGCAGTATGAAGAAGCGCCGAAGCAGGTGAGTGAAGAGATCATCGCGAAGGTTCAGGGTCGCGAGAAGTAGGCATTGCATGCAGCGGATGCGCTTCGCGCGGATCTGCGGCATGAGTAAGCGGATAGCCGGGCTGTTTGCCCGGCTCTTCTGCGAAGTTTTCCTGGGCTTGGAGCCGTATGGTGCGGCAGCCCGAACTTGGGTAATTTGGATGAGCTGCCTGGCAAGCGGCTTTTGACTTTGGAGTAAGTGAGATGGCGAAGGAAAAATTTGACCGGTCCAAGCCCCACGTGAACGTGGGCACGATTGGGCACATCGATCACGGCAAGACGACGCTGACGGCGGCGATCACGAAGGTGTTGTCGAAGCACAACCCGAAGATTGCATTCCGTTCGTTTGACACGATCGACAACGCACCGGAAGAGCGTGAGCGCGGTATTACGATCGCGACGGCGCACGTGGAGTACGAGACGGCGAACCGTCACTATGCCCACGTGGACTGCCCCGGCCACGCCGACTACATCAAAAACATGATCACGGGTGCGGCGCAGATGGACGGCGCGATCCTGGTGGTTGCGGCGACCGACGGCCCGATGCCGCAGACCAAGGAGCACGTTCTGCTGGCTCGCCAGGTTGGCGTTCCGTACATCGTGGTGTTCCTGAACAAGTGCGATGCGGTGGAAGACGCCGAGCTGATCGACCTGGTCGAGATGGAAGTTCGCGAGCTGCTGACGAAGTACGACTTCCCGGGCGACGACGTCCCCGTGATCCGTGGATCGGCCCTGGGCGCGCTGAACGGTGAAGCGCAGTGGGAAGCCAAGATCGACGAGCTGATGGAAGCGGTGGACCAGAACGTTCCGCAGCC is part of the Terriglobus aquaticus genome and encodes:
- the tuf gene encoding elongation factor Tu is translated as MAKEKFDRSKPHVNVGTIGHIDHGKTTLTAAITKVLSKHNPKIAFRSFDTIDNAPEERERGITIATAHVEYETANRHYAHVDCPGHADYIKNMITGAAQMDGAILVVAATDGPMPQTKEHVLLARQVGVPYIVVFLNKCDAVEDAELIDLVEMEVRELLTKYDFPGDDVPVIRGSALGALNGEAQWEAKIDELMEAVDQNVPQPDRLVDLPFLMPIEDIFSISGRGTVVTGRIERGKINVGGPAEIVGFRETRQTVVTGVEMFKKQLDEGLAGDNAGLLLRGIAKEDVERGMVLAKPGSITPHTQFKGEIYVLSKEEGGRHTPFFNGYRPQFYFRTTDVTGSAKLPEGTEMVMPGDNVSLEVTLHTPVAMEKGLRFAIREGGRTVGAGTITEIIK